GAGGTCTGAACCATACCTTTTTCTAGCCATTCCTGGGCTGCTACCAAGTAAAATAGCTTTACCACACTGGCTGGGTAAATTCGCTCTAAACCTCGATAAGTAAAACCACGGACTGCATGGTTCCAAAAAGCATCTGGAGTCAAAGCACCACCAGTATTAACCAACACAGGTGGATCGTAGACAATCCAAGTCAAAGCAATTTGGTTGCGGGCTAAGGTCGGAAATTCTACCCAAGTTGCTTCTAAAATGCCATTACCTAGTTTTTCCAGTTGTTCTTCTTGATTGAAAAAAGTCATTGTTGTGTTTGCAGAATGTCCCTAAATCTCAAATTCCAAATCGAAAACTTAGAATCAGGTGAGTATGAGTGTCTAACTGACCTGAACATATATGATTCTCCAGAATGTAGGCGCTTGGCTACCCAAGCCCAGGCTGGGCGACATTTGTGGTTAACATCAAATTATCAGGATGTGGCATTAGAAGTGTGTTTATGTGAGGATGACTATCCAGGCTGGTTGTCGGTTGCAGATTTGGTTTTTTTACAGACAGCTACTGTACCTTATCAGGCTAAATCATTTTCTGAATCAGAAATCAAAAAATTACTACCAGAAGTGATTGCTTTTACTCACAAAGCGATGCAACAACCTAATTATTATCTTTGGGGTGGCACAGTTGGGCCAAATTATGACTGTTCGGGCTTGATGCAGGCGGCATTTCGTTCAGTGGATATTTACTTACCTAGAGATGCCTATCAACAGGAAGGCTTTACCCAACCAATTGCCCTAGCACTGCTGCAACCAGGTGATTTAGTCTTTTTTGGGACTCCCCAAAAAGCTACTCATGTGGGACTCTATTTAGGAGATGGTTTTTATATCCATAGTTCTGGTAAAGATCAAGGGCGTAATGGTATTGGGATTGACATTCTCTCGGAACAAGGTGATGAGGTGAGTCAGTCATACTATCAGCAACTACGCGGTGCTGGCAGAGTGGTGAAGAGTTATGAACCGCACAGTCATAGAGGATTGAAAGAAAAAATATGAGGAGTGGATTAGTTTCTAATGGGTTAGCTGGACAATATGAGGCGATTTCCTCACCAGTTCCCAGTGTTTCAGTGGTGGTTCCTGTACGTGATGAAGTGGAAAGCTTGCCTCATTTACTAGAGGCGATCGCTTCTACCTTAAACGCTAGTGGTCTTAGTTACGAAATTATCTGTGTGGATGATGGTTCTACGGATGGTTCTGCGCAGTTGCTCAAAGAACAAGCACAAATCCGGAATGATTTAAAAGCAGTGATTTTGCGGCGTAACTATGGTCAAACTGCCGCAATGGCGGCTGGATTTTATTATGCGCATGGCAAAGCAATTGTAACTTTAGATGCCGATCTCCAAAACGAC
Above is a genomic segment from Fischerella sp. JS2 containing:
- a CDS encoding C40 family peptidase, with amino-acid sequence MSLNLKFQIENLESGEYECLTDLNIYDSPECRRLATQAQAGRHLWLTSNYQDVALEVCLCEDDYPGWLSVADLVFLQTATVPYQAKSFSESEIKKLLPEVIAFTHKAMQQPNYYLWGGTVGPNYDCSGLMQAAFRSVDIYLPRDAYQQEGFTQPIALALLQPGDLVFFGTPQKATHVGLYLGDGFYIHSSGKDQGRNGIGIDILSEQGDEVSQSYYQQLRGAGRVVKSYEPHSHRGLKEKI